A genomic stretch from Gemmatimonadota bacterium includes:
- a CDS encoding electron transfer flavoprotein subunit beta/FixA family protein: protein MKIAICLRRVPDTTAKIAIASNGTSIDETGVKFVPNPYDEYALEAGIALRDAAGAGETVVIAFGGDAVQETMRTALAMGVDRGVHLQGTPSADGLANARVLADHLRDGGYDLILFGKVAVDDYGQQTGAMVAELLGRPCATAITALVVEGGTAKVTREVEGGVESAHCALPAVFTCDKGLNTPRLPGLKGIMAAKKKPLDIVPTTAGDSRVTIVSLALPPERQAGRIVGEGAAAVPALMAALTTEAKVL, encoded by the coding sequence GTGAAAATTGCCATCTGCCTCCGCCGCGTCCCCGATACGACCGCGAAGATCGCGATCGCGTCGAACGGCACGTCGATCGACGAGACCGGGGTGAAGTTCGTCCCGAATCCGTATGACGAATACGCCCTCGAGGCCGGAATCGCGCTGCGTGATGCCGCGGGTGCCGGCGAGACCGTCGTGATCGCCTTCGGCGGCGACGCCGTGCAGGAGACGATGCGGACGGCGCTCGCGATGGGCGTGGACCGTGGCGTGCACCTGCAGGGGACGCCGTCGGCCGACGGCCTCGCCAACGCGCGCGTGCTCGCCGACCACCTGCGGGACGGCGGCTACGACCTGATCCTCTTCGGCAAGGTCGCCGTCGATGACTATGGCCAGCAGACCGGCGCCATGGTGGCCGAGTTGCTTGGCCGGCCCTGTGCGACCGCGATCACCGCGCTCGTCGTCGAGGGCGGCACCGCAAAGGTCACGCGCGAGGTCGAGGGCGGGGTCGAGTCGGCGCACTGCGCGCTGCCGGCTGTCTTCACCTGTGACAAGGGGCTCAACACGCCGCGTCTCCCCGGCCTCAAGGGGATCATGGCCGCCAAGAAGAAGCCGCTCGACATCGTGCCGACCACGGCCGGTGATTCGCGCGTCACCATCGTCTCGCTCGCGCTGCCGCCGGAGCGCCAAGCGGGGCGGATCGTCGGCGAAGGGGCGGCCGCCGTGCCGGCCCTGATGGCCGCACTCACGACTGAAGCGAAGGTGCTCTGA
- a CDS encoding electron transfer flavoprotein subunit alpha/FixB family protein yields MADILCVIEQRGGAVRKGANELLTAARQLADQLGGRVDALVCGVGSVNGIDALGAAGADRVLTASHDAFAQYAPEAIVATVQSVAGQYAAVLLAATATGKDLAPRLAAAIDAPCGMDVTAVTAVNGAVRVVRPVYAGKAIQTLEFSGTAVVAVRPGAYPAAASGKAGAVESVAVPAFTPRLTVTGIAAPEKATLDVAEARVVVAGGRGLGEPQHFGLLEALAAAFGGEAAVGASRAVVDAGWIEHGAQVGQTGKTVAPELYIAVGVSGAIQHLAGMRTARTIVAINRDKDAPIFKVADYGIVGDLFEVVPALTAAVKAAKGQ; encoded by the coding sequence ATGGCCGACATTCTCTGTGTGATCGAACAGCGGGGCGGCGCGGTCCGGAAGGGCGCCAATGAACTCCTCACGGCGGCGCGCCAGCTCGCCGACCAGCTCGGTGGGCGCGTCGACGCGCTGGTCTGCGGTGTCGGCAGCGTCAATGGCATCGACGCCCTCGGCGCCGCAGGCGCGGACCGTGTCCTCACCGCCTCGCACGATGCCTTTGCGCAGTACGCGCCCGAGGCGATCGTCGCGACGGTGCAGTCGGTGGCCGGGCAGTACGCGGCGGTGCTCCTCGCCGCGACGGCGACCGGCAAGGACCTCGCGCCGCGCCTCGCCGCCGCGATCGACGCCCCGTGCGGGATGGATGTGACCGCCGTGACCGCGGTGAACGGCGCCGTGCGCGTCGTGCGCCCGGTCTATGCCGGCAAGGCGATCCAGACGCTCGAGTTCAGCGGCACCGCCGTGGTCGCCGTGCGGCCGGGCGCCTATCCCGCCGCCGCCTCGGGCAAGGCCGGCGCCGTGGAGTCCGTGGCGGTGCCGGCGTTCACGCCGCGGCTCACGGTGACCGGTATCGCCGCGCCGGAGAAGGCGACGCTCGATGTGGCCGAGGCGCGCGTGGTGGTGGCCGGTGGCCGCGGCCTCGGCGAGCCGCAGCACTTCGGGCTGCTCGAGGCATTGGCTGCGGCGTTCGGGGGCGAGGCCGCCGTCGGCGCGTCGCGTGCGGTGGTCGATGCCGGCTGGATCGAGCATGGCGCGCAGGTCGGCCAGACCGGAAAGACGGTCGCGCCCGAGCTCTACATCGCGGTCGGCGTGTCGGGCGCCATTCAACACCTCGCCGGGATGCGCACGGCGCGCACGATTGTCGCGATCAATCGGGACAAGGACGCACCGATCTTCAAGGTGGCCGACTACGGCATCGTGGGCGACCTCTTCGAGGTGGTTCCCGCGTTGACCGCGGCGGTGAAGGCAGCCAAGGGGCAGTAG
- the nadB gene encoding L-aspartate oxidase — MSRPLVVGTGIAGLWSAWRLASEGHAVLLVTKGTLADSNTAWAQGGIAVAMGDGDSPASHAADTIAASGGLTDPEAVDVLVNEGPDRIRELLGLGAEFDRAPDGSLRFGLEAAHSHARIIHAEGDRTGAVLVAALSRVVRADPRIELRESTRVRRLVMHEGRVIGAILLDTDGDATAVAAPAVILATGGVGQLFEVTTNPPVATADGWALASAVGAELKHIEFLQFHPTALHLPGVNPAPLLTEALRGAGALLVDGAGRRFAFDADPRGELAPRDIVARAVAGPSLRGEAFLDARHITDVESRFPGVAALVAHHGLSLSADLLPIAPAMHYAMGGIRTDLDGASTVPGLWAVGECAQTGVHGANRLASNSLLEGLVFADRAGRAVSTELAARAWRPASFAPAPDDADHGPEQGGGALLTAMRRCMTHDVGLLRTEHGLAEAELALADLRDAVPPGAWHVADQLRIALLIARGARRRRESRGGHRRTDFPNPRSTS, encoded by the coding sequence TTGTCGCGTCCCCTCGTCGTCGGCACCGGCATCGCCGGGCTCTGGTCTGCCTGGCGACTCGCTTCGGAGGGCCATGCGGTCCTCCTGGTGACGAAGGGGACGCTGGCCGACTCGAACACGGCGTGGGCCCAAGGGGGAATTGCGGTTGCCATGGGCGACGGCGATTCCCCCGCGTCGCATGCGGCCGACACGATCGCCGCGTCCGGCGGGCTCACCGATCCGGAGGCCGTCGACGTCCTCGTCAATGAAGGCCCCGATCGCATTCGCGAGCTGCTTGGCCTCGGTGCCGAGTTCGATCGGGCGCCCGATGGGTCGCTCCGCTTCGGGCTGGAGGCGGCCCACTCGCACGCGCGGATCATCCATGCCGAGGGCGATCGGACGGGGGCGGTGCTCGTGGCGGCGCTCAGTCGGGTGGTACGCGCCGACCCGCGCATCGAGCTGCGCGAGTCCACCCGCGTCCGCCGCCTGGTGATGCACGAAGGTCGCGTGATCGGGGCGATCCTCCTCGACACCGATGGTGACGCCACGGCGGTGGCCGCGCCCGCCGTGATTCTCGCGACCGGCGGCGTGGGGCAGCTCTTCGAGGTGACCACCAATCCGCCCGTGGCGACCGCCGACGGCTGGGCCCTTGCCTCGGCGGTCGGCGCCGAGCTGAAGCACATCGAGTTCCTGCAGTTCCACCCGACCGCATTGCACCTGCCGGGCGTCAATCCGGCGCCGCTCCTCACCGAGGCGTTGCGCGGTGCCGGCGCCTTGTTGGTCGATGGCGCCGGGCGACGCTTCGCCTTCGATGCCGACCCGCGCGGTGAACTCGCCCCGCGCGACATCGTGGCGCGCGCCGTGGCCGGTCCGTCGTTGCGGGGCGAGGCCTTCCTCGACGCGCGGCACATCACCGACGTCGAGTCGCGCTTCCCCGGCGTCGCGGCGCTGGTGGCCCACCACGGCCTCTCGCTCAGCGCGGACCTCCTGCCGATCGCGCCCGCGATGCACTACGCCATGGGGGGCATCCGGACCGACCTCGATGGCGCCTCGACCGTCCCGGGACTCTGGGCCGTTGGCGAATGTGCCCAGACCGGTGTGCACGGCGCCAATCGACTCGCGTCCAACTCCCTGCTCGAAGGGCTGGTCTTCGCCGATCGTGCCGGCCGTGCCGTGAGCACCGAATTGGCGGCACGGGCCTGGCGCCCGGCGTCATTCGCTCCGGCACCCGACGATGCCGACCATGGCCCGGAGCAGGGCGGTGGCGCGCTGCTGACGGCAATGCGTCGCTGCATGACGCACGATGTCGGCCTGTTGCGCACCGAGCACGGACTCGCCGAAGCGGAACTCGCGCTGGCCGACCTGCGCGACGCCGTGCCGCCAGGCGCCTGGCACGTCGCCGACCAGCTTCGCATCGCCCTGCTGATCGCGCGGGGCGCACGCCGCCGCCGCGAGAGTCGCGGTGGGCATCGCCGCACCGACTTCCCGAACCCGCGGAGTACCTCGTGA
- the nadA gene encoding quinolinate synthase NadA — MVALQAEIRALAVEKHAIILAHNYQRAEVQDVAHFVGDSLGLSRRAAGVTEDVIVFCGVHFMAETAKVLAPEKAVLLPDLDAGCSLADTITPEEVRGWRQDFPDYVAVGYVNTTAAVKAELDYCCTSGNVLEVIDAIPEEKGILFLPDMFLGAHVRRMRPHRRVEVWMGECHVHAGIDIANLEAARAAHPGAEVLVHPECGCASRLLYRMADGDLPPEGIHIASTEGMIQLTKTLAADTFIIATETGIIHRMEQMAPGKTFVAADRAAECAYMKTITLQDVRDALRHHQYEIDVPAEIRTRAKLAIDRMVALGA; from the coding sequence ATCGTCGCCCTCCAGGCGGAGATTCGCGCCCTTGCCGTCGAGAAGCACGCGATCATCCTCGCCCACAACTATCAACGGGCCGAGGTCCAGGATGTGGCGCACTTCGTCGGCGACTCGCTCGGCCTCTCGCGGCGTGCCGCCGGCGTCACCGAAGATGTGATCGTCTTCTGCGGCGTGCACTTCATGGCCGAGACGGCCAAGGTGCTGGCACCGGAGAAGGCGGTGCTGCTGCCGGACCTCGATGCCGGCTGCTCACTCGCCGACACGATCACGCCGGAGGAAGTGCGTGGCTGGCGTCAGGACTTTCCGGACTATGTCGCGGTCGGGTACGTCAACACCACCGCGGCGGTGAAGGCGGAACTCGACTACTGCTGCACCAGCGGCAACGTCCTCGAGGTGATCGACGCGATCCCCGAGGAGAAGGGCATACTCTTCCTCCCCGACATGTTTCTCGGGGCGCATGTCCGCCGGATGCGCCCGCACCGGCGCGTCGAGGTGTGGATGGGGGAGTGCCACGTGCACGCCGGGATCGACATCGCCAACCTCGAGGCGGCGCGCGCCGCGCACCCCGGCGCCGAAGTGCTGGTGCATCCCGAGTGCGGCTGTGCCTCGCGCCTCCTCTATCGGATGGCCGATGGCGACCTGCCGCCCGAGGGGATCCACATCGCCTCGACGGAAGGAATGATCCAGCTCACCAAGACGCTCGCGGCCGACACCTTCATCATCGCGACCGAGACGGGGATCATCCACCGGATGGAACAGATGGCACCCGGGAAGACGTTCGTTGCGGCCGATCGCGCCGCCGAGTGTGCCTACATGAAGACGATCACGCTGCAGGACGTGCGCGATGCGTTGCGGCATCACCAGTACGAGATCGACGTGCCGGCCGAGATTCGTACCCGCGCGAAGCTCGCCATCGACCGGATGGTGGCGCTCGGTGCGTGA
- the nadC gene encoding carboxylating nicotinate-nucleotide diphosphorylase yields MRDPRAPGVVAADAARVAALALAEDGIVDVTSSVTIAEGQHGVGVIEGRAPLVVAGQAYADAVVAACGLDPVAWSVTDGDRLAGPMVLGTMRGPLRAILRAERPLLNLLQRACGIATMTRQYVDAVAGTNCRVLHTRKTTPGLRTFEVAAVLAGGGALHRTDLATTLMVKDNHWQALRASGRSLAGALAEAAAGGVTGLQVEVESIEQLDEAVGAGATRLLIDNQTPETVGEWAASARAVRPTLEIEATGGITLATIRAYALAGADFVSTGALTHSVVGADLGLEIR; encoded by the coding sequence GTGCGTGATCCCCGCGCGCCGGGTGTGGTGGCCGCCGACGCGGCGCGCGTCGCCGCGCTCGCCCTGGCCGAGGATGGCATCGTGGATGTCACCTCCAGCGTCACCATCGCCGAGGGACAGCACGGTGTCGGCGTGATCGAGGGCCGTGCGCCGCTGGTGGTCGCCGGCCAGGCGTACGCCGATGCCGTCGTCGCGGCGTGCGGGCTCGATCCTGTTGCCTGGTCCGTCACGGATGGCGACCGCCTCGCCGGGCCCATGGTGCTCGGCACGATGCGCGGTCCGCTCCGTGCGATCCTCCGCGCCGAGCGTCCGCTGCTCAATCTGCTCCAGCGCGCCTGCGGCATCGCCACGATGACGCGGCAGTATGTCGACGCCGTCGCAGGGACGAACTGCCGGGTGCTCCACACGCGGAAGACCACTCCGGGACTCCGCACCTTCGAGGTCGCCGCGGTGCTCGCCGGCGGTGGCGCGCTGCACCGCACGGACCTGGCCACGACCCTGATGGTGAAGGACAATCATTGGCAGGCGTTGCGCGCCTCGGGGCGGAGTCTCGCCGGCGCGTTGGCCGAGGCGGCGGCTGGCGGGGTGACCGGGCTCCAGGTCGAGGTCGAATCGATCGAGCAGCTCGACGAGGCGGTCGGGGCCGGGGCGACCCGGCTCCTGATCGACAACCAGACCCCGGAAACGGTGGGCGAATGGGCCGCCAGTGCCCGCGCCGTCCGCCCCACCCTCGAGATCGAGGCCACCGGGGGCATCACCCTCGCCACGATCCGGGCCTATGCGTTGGCCGGGGCGGACTTCGTGTCGACCGGGGCGCTGACGCATTCGGTGGTGGGGGCGGATCTGGGGCTGGAAATTCGATGA
- a CDS encoding 4Fe-4S dicluster domain-containing protein, with protein sequence MGVVLPVRHQPSLPATMIRAETPHPEAIELDVLVVGAGPAGLSCAIKLAQANPELAIGVLEKAGALGEHSLSGAVINPSAFRALFPDLKDADFPFRQPVAGEAVYYLTEGGATKLPTPPTMRNHGNFVCSLSEVVRWLGDKAEAMGINIFPGFPAESLLVDGKQVIGVRTTPGGLDRDGQPTDVFQETTDLTARVVVLAEGSRGPLSQAWREWQGVSSPNPQIFALGVKEVWEVTKPLDRVIHTLGWPLPSNAFGGSWCYPMGPNQVSIGLVVGLDYHDASLDVHESLQRMKLHPLFKAILTGGTMLEWGAKTIPEGGFYSLPERLFGDGVVMIGDTAGFVDVPSLKGIHYAMESGMLAATTIVQALATEGRVPAERLAGYDVAVRQSRIVKDMHKTRNMRLAFKDGFIPGAIKAGLMTVTGGAFPGGRIAMPADAEAPRASGPGVPFTPDNVLTFSKVDAVFKSGNATRDSIPSHLIVGRDVTGEVADFYAALCPAGVYERDGDTLRVNAPNCVDCKATDVLGPRWTPREGGSGPKYRLM encoded by the coding sequence GTGGGCGTTGTCCTCCCCGTTCGCCACCAGCCGTCGCTCCCCGCCACCATGATCCGGGCGGAGACGCCCCATCCCGAGGCGATCGAGCTCGATGTCCTGGTGGTCGGGGCCGGCCCCGCGGGGCTGTCGTGCGCCATCAAGCTGGCGCAGGCGAATCCGGAGCTCGCCATCGGCGTGCTCGAGAAGGCTGGCGCCCTGGGGGAGCATTCGCTCTCCGGTGCCGTCATCAACCCCTCGGCCTTCCGCGCCCTCTTTCCCGACCTGAAGGATGCGGACTTTCCCTTCCGCCAGCCCGTGGCCGGTGAAGCGGTCTACTACCTGACCGAGGGGGGCGCGACCAAGCTGCCGACGCCGCCGACGATGAGGAACCACGGCAACTTCGTCTGCTCGCTCTCCGAGGTCGTCCGCTGGCTCGGCGACAAGGCGGAGGCGATGGGGATCAACATCTTCCCCGGTTTCCCGGCCGAGTCGCTGCTGGTCGACGGCAAGCAGGTGATCGGCGTGCGCACCACGCCGGGCGGCCTGGATCGTGACGGACAACCGACGGATGTTTTTCAGGAGACGACCGACCTCACCGCGCGCGTGGTGGTGCTCGCCGAGGGATCGCGGGGTCCGCTGTCGCAGGCATGGCGCGAGTGGCAGGGGGTGAGCTCGCCGAATCCGCAGATCTTCGCGCTTGGCGTGAAGGAAGTCTGGGAGGTCACCAAGCCGCTCGACCGCGTCATCCACACGCTGGGCTGGCCGCTGCCGAGCAACGCCTTCGGTGGCTCGTGGTGCTATCCGATGGGGCCGAATCAGGTCTCGATCGGACTCGTCGTCGGCCTCGACTATCACGACGCCTCGCTCGACGTGCACGAGTCGCTGCAGCGGATGAAGCTGCACCCGCTCTTCAAGGCGATCCTCACCGGCGGCACGATGCTGGAGTGGGGCGCCAAGACGATTCCGGAGGGCGGCTTCTATTCGCTTCCCGAACGGCTCTTCGGCGACGGCGTGGTGATGATCGGCGACACCGCCGGCTTCGTCGACGTCCCATCGCTCAAGGGGATCCATTACGCGATGGAGTCGGGGATGCTGGCGGCGACGACGATCGTCCAGGCGCTGGCCACCGAGGGACGCGTGCCGGCCGAGCGGCTCGCCGGCTATGACGTTGCCGTGCGGCAGTCGCGGATCGTGAAGGACATGCACAAGACGCGCAACATGCGCCTCGCCTTCAAGGACGGCTTCATTCCCGGTGCGATCAAGGCGGGGCTGATGACGGTGACGGGCGGGGCGTTCCCCGGTGGACGGATCGCGATGCCGGCCGATGCGGAGGCGCCGCGCGCCAGTGGCCCTGGCGTGCCGTTCACGCCCGACAACGTCCTCACCTTCAGCAAGGTCGACGCCGTCTTCAAGTCGGGCAACGCCACGCGCGACTCGATTCCGTCGCACCTGATCGTCGGGCGCGACGTGACGGGTGAGGTCGCCGACTTCTATGCCGCGCTCTGTCCGGCCGGCGTCTACGAGCGCGATGGCGACACGCTGCGGGTCAACGCCCCGAACTGTGTCGACTGCAAGGCCACCGACGTGCTCGGCCCGCGGTGGACGCCACGCGAAGGGGGCAGCGGCCCCAAGTACCGGCTGATGTGA
- a CDS encoding GGDEF domain-containing protein, translating into MTTPVARRSTLARLGAWITSPPDEAFADAARDGELLVARVRTWLTFFLLLAPILSLFLEPGDAQHYVGLGVTLIAVAVAVVLERFIQSHTYRQGIAFVSSTVDVSLVSMSLFAFWLVQRPIITTNSRVVWEAYLIAIAASALRYDQRVTLVTGIMAAAQHIGLSVLTWATHRGDGLLVGSEEYGAFSWAAQVSRLVIIGAMTVVALSIVGRTQRLRRMSTNDRLTGLFNRLYAEEYLVNEVLRTARTRNALVVALLDVDRFKEFNDSHGHAAGDAALRTLATVLKDRLRRSDMVARYGGEEVLIVLPGADVESALDALDQVRVAVGLTDITLPKGGTARVQVSIGMAAWGVDARTMDGLLEIADARLYEAKAAGRNRVVGPGTEGMLSLFEQA; encoded by the coding sequence GTGACCACACCGGTCGCGCGGCGCAGCACGCTGGCCCGACTCGGCGCGTGGATCACCTCCCCGCCCGACGAGGCCTTTGCCGATGCGGCACGGGACGGCGAGCTGCTGGTGGCGCGCGTGCGCACCTGGCTCACCTTCTTCCTCCTGCTCGCCCCGATCCTCTCGCTCTTCCTCGAGCCCGGTGACGCGCAGCATTACGTCGGGCTCGGCGTCACGCTCATTGCGGTCGCCGTGGCCGTCGTGCTCGAGCGGTTCATCCAGAGCCACACCTATCGGCAGGGGATCGCCTTCGTCTCGTCCACCGTGGACGTCTCGCTGGTGTCGATGTCGCTCTTCGCGTTCTGGCTGGTGCAGCGCCCGATCATCACCACCAACTCGCGCGTGGTCTGGGAAGCGTACCTGATCGCCATTGCCGCCTCGGCGCTGCGCTACGACCAGCGCGTCACGCTGGTGACCGGCATCATGGCGGCGGCCCAGCACATCGGCCTGTCGGTGCTCACCTGGGCCACGCACCGCGGCGACGGCCTGCTCGTGGGCAGCGAGGAGTACGGTGCCTTCTCCTGGGCCGCGCAGGTGTCGCGACTGGTGATCATCGGCGCGATGACCGTCGTCGCGCTCTCGATTGTCGGCCGCACGCAGCGCCTGCGGCGGATGAGCACCAACGACCGACTCACCGGCCTCTTCAACCGGCTCTACGCCGAGGAGTACCTGGTCAACGAGGTCCTGCGGACGGCGCGCACGCGGAACGCCCTCGTGGTGGCGCTGCTCGATGTCGATCGCTTCAAGGAGTTCAACGACAGCCACGGCCATGCCGCCGGTGACGCCGCGCTCCGCACGCTCGCGACGGTGCTGAAGGACCGGCTGCGGCGCAGCGACATGGTGGCACGCTATGGCGGGGAGGAGGTCCTGATCGTGCTGCCGGGTGCCGATGTCGAGAGCGCCCTCGACGCACTCGATCAGGTGCGCGTGGCCGTGGGGCTCACCGACATCACGCTGCCGAAGGGCGGGACGGCGCGGGTCCAGGTCTCGATCGGGATGGCGGCATGGGGTGTCGATGCACGCACGATGGACGGCTTGCTCGAAATCGCCGATGCCCGGTTGTATGAGGCCAAGGCAGCGGGCCGGAACCGGGTCGTCGGTCCCGGCACCGAAGGGATGCTGTCACTCTTCGAGCAGGCCTGA
- the asd gene encoding aspartate-semialdehyde dehydrogenase: MTKLPVAILGATGTVGQKFIALLAEHPWFEIVQLAASAARDGKRFGDEVRWRELTPLPEHIAEMRLTTVAPIAGVRIAFSALDASVAREVEPAFAHAGVFVVSNASAFRMADDVPLLIPEVNADHLSLLARQQRERGWTGAIVVNPNCSTAALVTAIAPLHRAYGLRKAVVATLQAASGAGYPGVPSLDLLGNVIPLIGGEEEKIEAELRKILGRVDGERIVEAEIVTSAMVHRVPVVDGHMVSASLEFETAPTPTEAIATLRAFRGADPVPTLPSSPALPVEVDDRPDRPQSRLDLDRGRGMTVTVGRVRPCPLHHLRLVALGHNLVRGAAGAAVQNAELLVASGLLEE, encoded by the coding sequence ATGACCAAGCTCCCCGTGGCCATCCTCGGCGCCACTGGCACCGTCGGCCAGAAGTTCATCGCGCTCCTCGCGGAGCATCCCTGGTTCGAGATCGTCCAGCTGGCCGCCTCGGCGGCGCGCGACGGCAAGCGCTTCGGCGACGAAGTGCGCTGGCGCGAGCTGACGCCGCTCCCCGAGCATATCGCCGAGATGCGGCTCACGACTGTGGCGCCAATTGCCGGCGTCCGGATTGCCTTCTCGGCCCTCGACGCTTCCGTGGCACGCGAGGTGGAGCCGGCCTTCGCGCACGCGGGCGTCTTCGTGGTGAGCAATGCGTCCGCGTTCCGGATGGCCGATGACGTCCCGTTGCTGATCCCCGAGGTCAACGCCGACCACCTGTCGCTGCTGGCACGTCAGCAGCGTGAACGCGGATGGACCGGTGCGATCGTCGTGAACCCCAACTGCTCGACCGCCGCGCTGGTCACGGCGATCGCGCCGCTGCACCGTGCCTACGGGCTCCGCAAGGCGGTCGTCGCCACGCTGCAGGCCGCGTCGGGCGCGGGATATCCGGGGGTGCCGTCGCTCGACCTGCTCGGCAACGTGATCCCGTTGATCGGCGGCGAAGAGGAGAAGATCGAGGCGGAGCTGCGGAAGATCCTGGGCCGGGTGGACGGGGAGCGGATCGTCGAGGCGGAGATCGTGACCAGCGCGATGGTGCATCGCGTCCCGGTGGTCGATGGCCACATGGTGAGTGCGTCGCTGGAATTTGAAACCGCACCGACGCCGACCGAGGCGATCGCGACGCTGCGCGCCTTCCGAGGGGCCGACCCGGTGCCGACGCTGCCGAGCTCGCCGGCCCTGCCCGTGGAAGTGGATGACCGCCCGGACCGGCCGCAGTCACGGCTCGATCTCGATCGGGGCCGCGGGATGACCGTCACGGTGGGACGCGTGCGGCCCTGCCCGCTGCATCATCTGCGGCTGGTCGCGTTGGGGCACAATCTGGTGCGGGGCGCGGCCGGTGCCGCGGTCCAGAATGCCGAGCTGCTGGTGGCGTCAGGCCTGCTCGAAGAGTGA
- a CDS encoding TerC family protein, with product MTDLSVHPPAVWIGFTLVILVLLVLDLGVLNRHSHVLTTREATRWSGSLVALALLFCGFLWYREGSAHGLEFLTGYLIELSLSVDNLFVFILVFQYFAVPSELQPKVLKWGIVGAIIMRAIMIGLGALLLQRFTWIIYVFGGILIITGIRMFRSDGEDRIEPEKNPIVKLARKLFPFTAAYDGEKFFTRSHARWYATPLLLVLLVVESTDLVFAIDSIPAVFAVTKDPFIVYSSNIFAILGLRALFFLLAGMLDRFHYLKAGVALILVFVGIKMTISGYVHLPIVASLAVIVVTLAASVWLSMRKTASEAA from the coding sequence ATGACCGACCTGAGCGTCCATCCGCCAGCCGTCTGGATCGGCTTCACGCTGGTCATCCTGGTGCTGCTGGTGCTGGACCTCGGGGTCCTGAACCGCCATTCGCATGTCCTCACCACGCGCGAGGCGACCCGCTGGTCGGGCTCGCTGGTCGCCCTCGCGCTGCTCTTCTGCGGCTTCCTCTGGTATCGCGAGGGCTCGGCCCATGGCCTCGAGTTCCTCACCGGCTACCTGATCGAGCTGTCGCTCTCGGTCGACAACCTCTTCGTCTTCATCCTGGTCTTTCAGTACTTCGCCGTGCCGTCGGAGTTGCAGCCGAAGGTGCTGAAGTGGGGCATCGTCGGCGCGATCATCATGCGGGCGATCATGATCGGGCTCGGGGCGCTCCTCCTCCAGCGCTTCACCTGGATCATTTACGTCTTCGGCGGCATCCTCATCATCACCGGGATCCGGATGTTCCGGAGCGACGGCGAGGACCGGATCGAGCCGGAAAAGAACCCGATCGTGAAGCTGGCGCGGAAGCTCTTTCCCTTTACCGCGGCCTATGACGGCGAGAAGTTCTTCACGCGCAGCCACGCGCGGTGGTATGCCACGCCGCTGTTGCTGGTGCTGCTGGTGGTCGAGTCCACCGACCTGGTCTTCGCGATCGACTCGATCCCCGCTGTCTTCGCGGTGACCAAGGATCCGTTCATCGTCTACTCGTCGAACATCTTCGCGATCCTCGGTCTCCGCGCGCTCTTCTTCCTGCTGGCCGGCATGCTCGACCGCTTCCACTACCTCAAGGCCGGGGTGGCACTGATCCTGGTCTTCGTCGGCATCAAGATGACGATTTCCGGCTACGTCCACCTGCCGATCGTGGCCTCCCTGGCCGTGATCGTGGTGACACTGGCGGCGTCGGTGTGGTTGTCGATGCGGAAGACGGCTTCAGAAGCGGCGTGA
- a CDS encoding M48 family metalloprotease codes for MVNSAKTFILLAGLISILMVGGQLVGGTTGLMFGGSIGVIMAFVSFWFSDKMVMRGYGARIVTSAEAPDLVAMVDELRQRAGLLMPRVALIPSAQPNAFATGRSEAKAIVAVTEGMLKALPRDELAGVIAHELAHIKNKDMLIQTIAAGIGSMIGVLPWLAGSVMRRNDDDGGGIGDIAFMILAPFVAMMLQFAISRQREFAADRTGAEIVGKARPLAQALTRMDAMAKQLPLPVSPSLAALAIVNPLKAGGLAKLFSTHPPTEERVAALLAFDAERVAA; via the coding sequence ATGGTCAACAGTGCCAAGACGTTCATTCTGCTGGCCGGCCTCATCTCGATCCTGATGGTGGGCGGGCAGCTGGTGGGTGGGACCACGGGCCTGATGTTCGGCGGGTCGATCGGCGTCATCATGGCGTTCGTCTCGTTCTGGTTCTCCGACAAGATGGTGATGCGCGGGTACGGCGCGCGGATCGTGACGTCCGCCGAGGCGCCCGACCTGGTCGCAATGGTCGACGAACTTCGTCAGCGCGCGGGACTCCTGATGCCGCGCGTGGCGCTGATTCCGTCGGCGCAGCCGAATGCCTTCGCGACCGGTCGTTCCGAGGCCAAGGCGATCGTCGCCGTCACCGAGGGGATGTTGAAGGCCCTCCCGCGCGACGAGCTCGCCGGCGTGATCGCGCACGAGCTGGCGCACATCAAGAACAAGGACATGCTGATCCAGACCATCGCGGCCGGGATCGGCTCGATGATCGGCGTGCTGCCGTGGCTGGCGGGCAGCGTGATGCGGCGCAATGACGACGATGGTGGCGGGATCGGCGACATCGCCTTCATGATCCTCGCACCGTTCGTCGCGATGATGCTGCAGTTCGCGATCTCGCGGCAGCGCGAGTTCGCCGCCGACCGGACCGGCGCCGAGATCGTCGGCAAGGCGCGCCCGCTGGCGCAGGCCCTCACCCGGATGGACGCGATGGCGAAGCAGCTGCCGCTGCCGGTCTCGCCCTCGCTGGCGGCGCTGGCGATCGTCAATCCGCTGAAGGCCGGCGGACTGGCGAAGCTCTTCAGCACCCACCCGCCGACCGAGGAGCGCGTCGCAGCGCTCCTGGCGTTTGATGCGGAACGGGTAGCAGCATGA